Proteins from a single region of Murdochiella vaginalis:
- a CDS encoding IS110 family transposase — MSEKIVVGIDVSKAFSDICILSPNNDIIKRLKISNDINGMKSLIYVLEKVEDEYEDRAVIIMEATAHYHQILANFFRKHNYEVIVINPIQSGALKNINIRKIKSDKTDAYNIALLYRIKNYNETITHSDTVNSIKKLCRQHKELTDEIVEHINRLIAFLDISFPDFKKVFTDLQGKTPLSLLEKYPTIQEVLSPENKQDIIQLIKENSHKSSSYAEVKYEKLLKAAEKSIEVCIVSLSSAVLIQTTVRVIFSLQEALKAIDNEIKRLSLLDEKFHKEIVLLQSIPGVGEYTACVVLSELGDISNFSKPKELVAFFGLDPGVTQSGTYNRKNNKISKRGSPHVRSILHMLAKSNVYPNRNREYLNPVMRAYFEKKIAEKPYKVVMCAIMRKMVQIIFAVLRNQKSFELRTPEEHQKLIREKSKLVA; from the coding sequence ATGTCAGAAAAAATTGTTGTAGGAATTGATGTGAGTAAAGCTTTCAGTGATATCTGTATTCTATCACCTAATAATGACATCATCAAAAGACTTAAAATTTCTAATGATATTAATGGTATGAAGTCGCTCATCTATGTACTTGAAAAGGTAGAAGATGAGTACGAGGACAGAGCAGTAATTATCATGGAAGCTACTGCACACTATCATCAAATTTTAGCTAATTTTTTCCGTAAGCATAATTACGAAGTCATTGTAATTAATCCGATTCAAAGTGGAGCATTGAAAAATATCAATATCCGAAAAATTAAATCAGATAAAACAGATGCATATAATATAGCGTTGCTATATCGTATTAAGAATTACAACGAAACAATTACACATTCAGATACCGTTAACAGTATCAAAAAGCTTTGCAGACAGCATAAAGAATTGACGGATGAAATTGTGGAACACATCAACCGATTAATCGCTTTTTTAGATATTTCCTTTCCAGATTTCAAGAAAGTATTTACGGATTTGCAAGGGAAAACACCTTTGTCTTTGCTTGAAAAATATCCTACTATACAGGAAGTCTTATCTCCTGAAAATAAGCAAGATATTATTCAACTGATAAAAGAAAATTCACATAAAAGCAGCTCCTATGCCGAAGTAAAATATGAAAAACTATTGAAAGCTGCTGAAAAATCTATTGAAGTTTGTATAGTAAGCCTTAGTTCAGCAGTACTTATTCAAACAACTGTGAGGGTTATTTTTAGTTTACAGGAAGCTTTGAAAGCAATCGATAATGAAATCAAAAGGCTATCACTTTTAGATGAAAAGTTTCATAAAGAAATAGTGCTTTTACAAAGTATTCCAGGAGTTGGAGAGTATACAGCATGTGTTGTTTTATCAGAGCTTGGAGATATATCCAATTTCTCGAAACCGAAAGAATTAGTTGCCTTCTTTGGCTTGGATCCAGGAGTAACCCAAAGTGGAACATACAATAGGAAAAACAATAAAATCTCTAAAAGAGGATCACCTCATGTTCGCTCAATTCTCCATATGCTGGCTAAATCTAATGTGTATCCAAATCGCAACAGAGAGTATTTAAATCCTGTTATGCGAGCTTATTTTGAAAAGAAGATAGCTGAAAAACCATACAAAGTTGTAATGTGTGCAATTATGCGAAAGATGGTTCAAATTATTTTTGCTGTCCTCAGAAATCAAAAATCATTTGAGTTAAGAACACCCGAAGAGCATCAAAAACTAATTCGAGAAAAGAGTAAGTTAGTCGCATAA
- a CDS encoding TetR/AcrR family transcriptional regulator, which produces MTISETQKKILAVGKKEFLKKGFKDASLRIIVEEAGFTKGAFYGYYPNKAALFEAIVSDVADGLIEQFKAAQDAHFDLIPENKTLESRELSTKYLLHFVNYIYDYFEEFKLVICCSEGTKYEDYIHELVELEVSRTEKYYAILKEKGKMAGNVSHDLHHMITSAYFTAVFETIVHDMTREQAIKYVKELAVFFNSGWDGLLRFK; this is translated from the coding sequence ATGACTATTTCTGAGACTCAAAAGAAAATATTGGCAGTCGGCAAGAAAGAATTTTTAAAAAAAGGATTTAAGGATGCTTCACTTAGAATAATTGTCGAGGAAGCAGGATTTACGAAAGGTGCTTTTTATGGTTACTATCCTAATAAAGCGGCCTTATTTGAAGCTATTGTTTCTGATGTAGCTGATGGGTTAATAGAACAGTTCAAAGCTGCACAAGATGCACATTTTGATTTAATTCCAGAAAATAAAACTTTAGAAAGCAGAGAGCTGTCTACAAAATATCTTTTGCATTTTGTGAATTATATTTATGATTATTTTGAAGAATTCAAGCTTGTAATTTGCTGTTCTGAAGGCACAAAATACGAAGATTATATTCATGAACTTGTAGAATTGGAAGTATCCCGTACGGAAAAATATTACGCTATTCTTAAAGAAAAAGGCAAAATGGCAGGAAACGTCAGTCATGATTTACATCACATGATTACCAGTGCATATTTTACAGCTGTTTTTGAAACGATTGTGCATGATATGACAAGAGAACAAGCCATTAAATATGTTAAAGAGCTTGCAGTTTTTTTTAATTCGGGATGGGATGGACTTTTAAGGTTTAAATAA
- a CDS encoding MptD family putative ECF transporter S component has protein sequence MKNRENILLTRDYISIGVFSLIYFVIAFVIGGIAQMTPVTFPFMPMIVALFAGSVFMLYTAKIPKRGSLSILGILAGILLFVTGMFWMMSVFFIVFGFIADFICQSGNFKSFRRNLLAYCVFALSPMGAYIPMAIMPAQFDEFMRRKGDVSSFEGIINAIRINWWVIPLMILGTIICAIIGGLIGKKLLKKHFEKVGII, from the coding sequence ATGAAAAATAGAGAAAATATATTACTAACAAGAGATTATATTTCCATAGGCGTTTTTTCACTTATTTATTTTGTTATTGCATTTGTTATAGGCGGTATCGCACAAATGACACCTGTCACTTTTCCGTTTATGCCGATGATAGTAGCTTTATTTGCGGGCAGTGTTTTTATGTTATACACCGCTAAAATACCGAAGCGCGGATCACTTTCCATACTTGGTATACTTGCCGGAATCTTGTTATTTGTTACCGGTATGTTTTGGATGATGTCGGTATTTTTCATCGTATTTGGATTTATTGCGGACTTTATTTGCCAATCAGGAAATTTCAAATCATTCAGAAGAAATTTACTTGCCTATTGCGTGTTTGCGCTGTCTCCAATGGGAGCCTATATTCCCATGGCTATCATGCCTGCACAGTTTGATGAATTCATGCGTAGAAAAGGAGATGTTTCTTCTTTTGAAGGAATCATCAATGCTATTAGAATAAATTGGTGGGTTATCCCCTTAATGATTTTGGGGACAATTATTTGTGCCATAATCGGAGGCCTTATAGGTAAAAAATTATTGAAAAAACATTTTGAAAAAGTGGGGATTATATAA